CAGGAGGAGGCGACCGGGCTGCCGACGGAGGAGAGCCGCACCGCGGGGGACTGGCGCGCCCAGCTGGAGGCGCTCTACCGCGAGCAGGTGCAGGCCTATCTGCGGCATCCGTGGGTCCTCGACGTGCCCATCCGCGGCATCCCCTCCACCCCCAACAGCGCCGCGTGGATGGATGCCGGACTCCGCGCCCTGTCCGAGACGCCGCTGACCTACGACGAGCGGCTCGCCGTGCTGCTGATCGTGACCGGATCGGCGCGCTGGACCGGGATCGTGCTGGCCGGCTACGTGCACCTGGAGCGGGAGCGCGGGGTGGCCGGTGACGAGCTCACGCGCTACGAGGACGCGCTGTTCCGCTCGCTCATCAGCGCCGACGCGTATCCGGCGCTGCGGGAGGCGATCGATGCCGGGGCGTTCCTCGACGAATCGGACCCGTTCACCTTCGGTCTCGAGCGCAGCCTCGACGGCGTCGCGCGGTACCTCGACGCGGTGGCGGCGGGGGATCGGCCGGCCCGCGCACCGTGGCACGGACTGGACGACGCGGAGATCGCCGACGACAAGCGCTATCGCGAGGCGCGGAAGGCCGTGCGAGAGGCGGAGAAGGGCCTGCGGGACGCCCGTCGGATGCTGCGCCAGTCCGCCCGCGAAGCCCGTGACCGTCGCTCGCGGCAGAGGACGGACGGCTGACTCGTTCGAGTCCCAGAGTTCTCACTGGTCACACAGGTTTACATGCGTCCCTCCCACGCTCTAGAGTGTGGCAAGCACTTCTGGGGAAAGGGATCACATGACGGAGCTGCCTGACGTGCGCTTCCTCACCGTCGCCGAGGTCGCGGAGCTGATGCGCGTCTCGAAGATGACGGTCTATCGACTCGTCCACTCGGGCGAACTGCCCGCCGTCCGCTTCGGCCGGAGCTATCGCGTGCCCGAGTCGGCGGTCACGGCTGCCCTGCAACGGCCTATCGCCGACGTCGGCTAGACTGTCACGAGGCATTTTTCGATCTG
This window of the Microbacterium sp. SSM24 genome carries:
- a CDS encoding TetR/AcrR family transcriptional regulator; translation: MTEAEEPELPRGIALAWGVAANPQRGPKREMSVERIVEAAMEIADAEGLGAVSMAAVAARLGYTPMSLYRYVSAKEDLVLLMQEEATGLPTEESRTAGDWRAQLEALYREQVQAYLRHPWVLDVPIRGIPSTPNSAAWMDAGLRALSETPLTYDERLAVLLIVTGSARWTGIVLAGYVHLERERGVAGDELTRYEDALFRSLISADAYPALREAIDAGAFLDESDPFTFGLERSLDGVARYLDAVAAGDRPARAPWHGLDDAEIADDKRYREARKAVREAEKGLRDARRMLRQSAREARDRRSRQRTDG
- a CDS encoding helix-turn-helix domain-containing protein — translated: MTELPDVRFLTVAEVAELMRVSKMTVYRLVHSGELPAVRFGRSYRVPESAVTAALQRPIADVG